From a single Stigmatopora argus isolate UIUO_Sarg chromosome 4, RoL_Sarg_1.0, whole genome shotgun sequence genomic region:
- the rwdd1 gene encoding RWD domain-containing protein 1, whose amino-acid sequence MTDYAEEQINELEAIESIYPDSFTVLSEDPISFTITVTSDAGENGETVEATLKFTYVESYPDDPPLWEVHSQENLENNDMEDILTILQQQAEENLGMVMIFTLVTAVQEKLNKIVDLMKTRQEEEKLQKEREAEEAEKVAFQGTVVTIENFLAWKAKFELEVAELQRKRQKEEEQSGKAKLTGKQLFETDHNLDTSDIQFLEDGGNSVEVDESLFQDIEDLDLEDDDPDFDPLEMGSDED is encoded by the exons ATGACAGACTACGCAGAAGAGCAAATAAATGAACTAGAAGCAATTGAGTCGATATACCCAGACTCATTTACAG TGCTTTCGGAGGATCCCATAAGTTTCACTATCACTGTAACATCAGACGCGGGGGAAAATGGTGAAA CTGTAGAAGCAACTTTAAAGTTTACGTATGTAGAATCGTACCCAGATGACCCGCCACTGTGGGAGGTCCACTCTCAAGAGAACCTGGAAAACAATGATATGGAGGACATTCTCACAATACTACAGCAGCAG gcaGAAGAAAACCTGGGAATGGTGATGATATTTACTTTGGTGACAGCTGTACAGGAGAAACTCAACAAAATTGTGGACCTGATGAAGACCAGACAAGAAGAGGAGAAATTGCAGAAAGAGAGGGAGGCAGAGGAAGCAGAAAAG GTAGCATTTCAAGGAACAGTGGTAACAATTGAGAACTTCCTTGCATGGAAAGCCAAGTTTGAGCTTGAAGTGGCTGAGTTACAAAGGAAAAGACAGAAAGAAGAGGAGCAATCGGGAAAAGCAAAACTCACTG GCAAACAACTGTTTGAGACGGACCACAATCTGGACACGTCAGACATCCAGTTCCTTGAAGATG GTGGAAACAGTGTTGAGGTGGATGAATCTTTGTTCCAGGATATCGAAGACTTGGATTTGGAGGATGATGACCCTGACTTTGACCCTTTAGAAATGGGCAGTGATGAGGATTAA
- the LOC144073724 gene encoding calcium homeostasis modulator protein 5-like, producing MDKFQTVLRFFMNQKSTIGYSFMALLTIGGERVFSMVSFQCPCNRDQNFAYGLTFLLGPAAVLLVLGLFFSARLWRLYTGCCLNPIKLCPRGRCFGCFRVFISIFTGACVAPIMWLSVALLNGTFYECAVSGLNDNLVVDILCKNRTMKCREELARVPCGRSKLTAEDRMDLLLMFRAQSQILGWCIIIIAATFGLLGTCYTNCRSKVSYLQLTFWKRYVEQEREHFDAYTMEYASKLAERNLKSFFENKDPDPFPFPNHKAWEEISALYTFSRSEQYYSTLQRYVERADRDFAPEKRPVMDLEHGIEMK from the exons ATGGATAAATTCCAGACTGTCCTGCGTTTCTTCATGAACCAGAAATCCACAATTGGCTACAGTTTTATGGCTCTCCTGACGATAGGTGGGGAGCGAGTCTTTTCCATGGTTTCCTTTCAGTGTCCCTGCAACCGGGACCAGAACTTTGCCTATGGACTCACATTCCTGCTTGGACCTGCAGCTGTGCTTCTGGTGTTGGGTCTCTTCTTCAGTGCCAGGTTGTGGAGGCTCTACACGGGTTGCTGCCTCAATCCAATAAAGCTGTGTCCCCGCGGAAGATGTTTTGGATGCTTTCGAGTGTTCATAAGCATCTTCACAGGGGCTTGTGTCGCTCCTATAATGTGGCTCTCTGTTGCTCTGCTCAATGGGACATTTTATGAATGTGCTGTCAGCGGTCTCAATGACAACCTAGTGGTGGATATATTATGTAAGAACAGGACTATGAAGTGCCGAGAAGAGTTGGCCCGTGTTCCCTGTGGCAGGTCTAAGTTAACTGCTGAAGACCGCATGGATTTGCTTCTGATGTTCAGGGCCCAATCTCAA ATTCTGGGCTGGTGCATAATTATCATCGCAGCCACATTTGGGCTTCTTGGTACCTGCTACACGAACTGCCGTTCTAAAGTTAGCTACTTGCAGCTCACATTCTGGAAACGCTATGTGGAACAAGAAAGGGAGCACTTTGATGCCTATACTATGGAGTATGCTTCCAAACTAGCTGAAAGAAACCTAAAAAGTTTCTTTGAGAACAAGGATCCTGATCCTTTCCCTTTCCCCAACCACAAGGCTTGGGAGGAGATCTCTGCCCTCTACACCTTCTCGAGGAGCGAACAATATTACAGTACCCTACAACGTTACGTGGAGAGAGCAGACAGGGACTTTGCACCGGAGAAGAGACCAGTCATGGACTTGGAGCATGggattgaaatgaaataa